From Helicoverpa armigera isolate CAAS_96S chromosome 17, ASM3070526v1, whole genome shotgun sequence, one genomic window encodes:
- the LOC110370407 gene encoding furin-like protease 2, with the protein MLAYVVVVLTVLDVCVPLYHHQFAVFVPGGPERAHDLAHRHGFINHGEIGNLKHYFLLSHPHVSKRSPNASLSHFHTLKNDPQVRWVMQQRELRRSKRDHQSRPRHVMRQSSAPAFPDPLFKEQWYLNGGAADGLDMNVGYAWRKGYTGKGVVITILDDGIQPNHPDLSQNYDPAASTDINGNDTDPTPQDNGDNKHGTRCAGEVAAVAYNRYCGVGIAYNASIGGVRMLDGLVNDAVEAQALGFNTHHIDIYSASWGPEDDGKTVDGPGPLARRAFINGVTNGRGGKGSIFIWASGNGGRHTDSCNCDGYANSIFTISISSATQGGYKPWYLEECSSTIASTYSSGTPGRDKSVATVDMDVQLRPDHICTVDHTGTSASAPLAAGICALALEANPLLTWRDMQHLVVMTSRSQPLEKEEGWIVNGVKRKVSHKFGYGLMDAAQMVTLAEQWTNVPPQHICKSQEINEDKSIETSFGYTISVHMDVNGCSGTMNEVRFLEHVQCKISLSFFPRGNLRILLTSPMGTTSTLLFERTHDATSSNFDDWPFLSVHFWGESAEGRWTLQILNAGNIHVTQPGILKKWQLIFYGTATSPIRLRNKSYFNSNNVYQEEKAYHINDVYDASEYSQFLNEIELGISDRRNYPKNIPSAQRKNVLADANDKQVQRLCDPECDSQGCYGKGPTQCVACKHYRLDNTCVSRCPPRSFVNQGGVCWPCHESCETCAGAGQDSCLTCAPAHLLVVDLAVCLQQCPDGYYEDPDANACFPCAEHCDTCSEKADMCSSCAHNYVLYNGSCLAACPPGTHQKDDFGCMPCHETCESCHGPSENACVSCRIGDYAFKNRCVPKCPPGYYADAQRRECLPCPIGCSICTCAVCSVCQEKWSLTKSGTCLPNGNDKCDTSEYYEGGRCKNCHSTCEKCSGSNEWDCLSCSSPLLLQGSRCVAECGQGSYQTAGRCSPCPHTCKSCVSRLNCTMCAGALRLQSGTCRATCAPGYYPDEGTCSKCYLSCETCTGPRRDQCASCPPDWRLAAGECRPECPQNFFPWQDSCRRCHHYCQDCHGAGPQRCTSCPPHFSLENGLCVECLSSQYYEPRSRTCRPCHDSCRSCSGPGPTSCVTCAHPLRLDRVNHKCLPCCTESMVSLFVNSNQTDCCHCDKDIGGCLNGSSAGKRRIAENIRTHITASFFIEDSKDATNLLERNSVVVWSVAAVLLATVVIIIAVKIKSRKYKYRTIYPKTEYSQLTTIDEDLIALTSSTTLKAVDSAQIQTKSELEEPT; encoded by the exons ATTGGGAACTTGAAGCACTACTTCTTACTATCACATCCGCACGTCAGTAAGAGATCACCGAACGCCAGCCTCAGCCATTTCCACACTTTAAAAAATGACCCACAG GTGAGATGGGTGATGCAGCAGAGGGAGCTGCGGAGGTCCAAGAGGGACCATCAGTCGAGGCCGAGGCATGTCATGAGGCAGTCCAGCGCGCCTGCCTTCCCTGACCCGCTGTTCAAAGAGCAGTGGTATTTG aacgGCGGCGCTGCGGACGGATTAGACATGAACGTCGGCTACGCTTGGAGAAAGGGATACACTGGGAAAGGAGTCGTCATCACTATCCTTGACGACGGTATACAACCCAACCACCCGGACCTTTCACAGAATtac GATCCTGCTGCATCGACAGACATAAATGGGAACGACACGGACCCGACACCGCAGGACAATGGCGACAATAAACACGGCACCCGGTGCGCGGGCGAGGTGGCTGCGGTCGCCTACAATAGATATTGCGGGGTCGGCATCGCTTACAACGCCAGCATTGGAGGAGTCAGGATGCTCGACGGACTTGTTAACGACGCAGTGGAAGCCCAAGCACTCGGCTTTAACACTCACCACATAGATATCTATAGCGCGTCCTGGGGGCCTGAGGACGACGGCAAAACAGTTGACGGCCCCGGCCCTTTGGCTAGAAG GGCGTTTATAAATGGTGTGACGAACGGAAGAGGGGGGAAAGGATCTATTTTTATATGGGCGTCGGGAAACGGTGGCAGGCATACGGACTCTTGCAATTGTGATGGATATGCGAATAGTATATttactatttctatttctagTGCGACTCAAGGGGGTTATAAACCGTGGTATTTAGAAGAATGCTCATCAACAATAGCTTCAACCTACAGTTCAGGAACGCCTGGCCGGGATAAAAGTGTAGCTACTGTAGATATGGACGTACAATTAAGGCCTGATCACATCTGTACAGTGGACCACACAGGCACATCGGCATCGGCGCCATTAGCCGCCGGTATTTGTGCATTAGCTTTAGAAGCGAATCCATTACTGACGTGGCGGGACATGCAACACCTAGTCGTAATGACCTCTCGGTCACAACCGTTAGAAAAGGAAGAAGGATGGATCGTAAATGGCGTAAAAAGAAAAGTGAGTCACAAGTTTGGCTATGGACTAATGGACGCCGCTCAGATGGTAACATTAGCCGAACAATGGACAAACGTACCCCCTCAGCACATTTGTAAGTCACAAGAAATAAACGAGGACAAGTCTATTGAAACATCTTTCGGTTATACGATATCAGTGCACATGGATGTGAATGGGTGCAGCGGGACGATGAACGAGGTCAGATTTTTGGAACACGTTCAATGTAAAATTTCACTCAGCTTTTTCCCTAGAGGAAATTTACGGATATTGCTTACGTCGCCAATGGGGACTACTTCCACCCTTTTATTTGAGAGGACGCATGACGCAACGAGTTCTAACTTCGACGATTGGCCGTTTTTAAGTGTCCATTTTTGGGGAGAAAGTGCCGAAGGGCGTTGGACCCTTCAGATATTAAACGCCGGTAATATCCACGTCACTCAACCGGGCATATTGAAAAAGTGGCAGTTAATATTTTACGGCACGGCTACGAGTCCGATACGGTTACgaaataaaagctattttaatTCAAACAATGTTTATCAGGAAGAGAAGGCTTATCATATTAACGATGTTTACGACGCCTCGGAGTACTCACAATTCCTCAACGAAATCGAACTCGGCATTTCTGATAGACGCAATTACCCCAAAAATATTCCCTCAGCACAAAGGAAAAATGTTTTGGCAGATGCCAACGATAAACAAGTACAAAGACTGTGCGATCCGGAATGTGATTCACAAGGTTGTTATGGGAAGGGGCCAACTCAGTGCGTTGCTTGCAAGCATTATCGTTTAGATAATACATGTGTGTCTCGATGTCCTCCGAGAAGCTTCGTTAACCAAGGTGGAGTTTGTTGGCCGTGTCACGAGTCATGCGAAACATGTGCCGGCGCTGGCCAGGATTCCTGTCTCACGTGCGCGCCCGCCCATTTATTAGTAGTTGATTTAGCTGTTTGTTTACAACAGTGCCCCGACGGATACTATGAAGATCCCGATGCAAATGCATGTTTCCCATGCGCTGAGCATTGCGACACATGCTCTGAAAAAGCAGACATGTGCTCCTCTTGTGCCCATAACTATGTTTTATACAATGGGTCTTGTTTAGCGGCTTGCCCACCGGGAACACACCAAAAAGATGATTTTGGATGCATGCCGTGTCACGAAACGTGCGAATCTTGCCACGGCCCCAGCGAAAATGCCTGTGTTTCGTGTCGCATTGGTGATTACGCATTCAAAAATCGGTGCGTACCAAAATGCCCTCCAGGATATTATGCCGACGCCCAAAGAAGAGAATGTTTGCC GTGTCCAATTGGCTGTTCAATTTGCACGTGTGCCGTTTGTTCTGTTTGCCAAGAGAAATGGAGTCTCACTAAGAGTGGGACTTGTCTCCCCAATGGCAATGACAAATGCGATACGA GTGAGTACTATGAAGGGGGAAGGTGTAAAAATTGCCATTCTACCTGTGAGAAATGTAGCGGATCGAACGAGTGGGACTGTTTGTCTTGTTCGAGTCCCTTGTTGTTACAAGGATCGAG gtgcGTGGCTGAGTGCGGACAGGGTTCGTATCAGACGGCAGGAAGATGTTCGCCTTGTCCACACACTTGTAAGAGCTGTGTGTCAAGATTGAATTGCACGATGTGTGCTGGTGCCTTACGTTTGCAGTCGGGGACGTGTCGAGCGACGTGCGCTCCCGGTTACTACCCTGATGAAGGAACCTGTTCCAAATGTTACTTGTCGTGCGAAACATGCACGGGTCCTAGAAGAGATCAATGTGCATCTTGTCCTCCTGACTGGAGGCTAGCGGCTGGCGAGTGCCGGCCCGAATGTCCCCAGAACTTTTTCCCCTGGCAGGACAGCTGTCGCCGCTGTCACCACTACTGCCAAGACTGTCATGGCGCTGGGCCGCAGCGCTGTACGTCGTGTCCCCCTCATTTTTCCCTTGAGAACGGCTTATGCGTGGAGTGCCTTAGTTCCCAGTACTATGAGCCTAGATCGAGGACTTGTCGTCCATGCCATGATTCCTGTAGGTCCTGCTCAGGACCTGGGCCAACCAGCTGCGTCACGTGTGCCCATCCACTTCGTTTAGATAG AGTGAACCACAAATGTTTGCCATGCTGCACCGAGAGTATGGTATCGCTTTTCGTAAATAGCAATCAGACGGATTGCTGTCACTGTGATAAGGATATAG GAGGATGTCTAAACGGGTCATCAGCTGGTAAGAGGCGGATAGCCGAGAACATTCGCACTCACATCACAGCTTCGTTCTTTATAGAAGACTCAAAGGATGCCACGAACCTTCTAGAACGAAATTCTGTGGTTGTATGGAGTGTGGCTGCCGTGTTACTAGCTACTGTCGTCATTATCATTGCtgttaag ATAAaatcaagaaaatataaatacaggACGATATACCCGAAGACGGAATACTCTCAATTGACTACCATCGACGAAGACTTGATAGCGCTGACGTCATCAACCACTTTGAAAGCCGTTGACAGTGCACAAATACAAACTAAAAGTGAACTCGAAGAACCCACATAG